In one window of Trachemys scripta elegans isolate TJP31775 chromosome 5, CAS_Tse_1.0, whole genome shotgun sequence DNA:
- the LOC117877600 gene encoding claudin-22-like, which produces MALVYRTVMQLSGILFSLLGWVLSCLTTYLPQWKNLNLELNELEIWTMGLWQACVVQEEGGMQCKDFDSFLALPPELRISRILMFVSNGLGLLGLVLSGFGLDCLKIGERQQELKKRLLLLGGTLFWISGITAIVPVSWVAHTTVQEFWDENIPDIVPRWDFGEALFVGWFAGFCLILGGSLLNCTVCSTEVHPSSVHYTVAEMQDHCQHLETENSPENLGV; this is translated from the coding sequence ATGGCTTTAGTCTACAGAACTGTGATGCAATTAAGTGGCATTTTATTCTCTCTGTTGGGATGGGTTCTATCCTGTCTCACTACCTATTTACCTCAGTGGAAAAATCTCAATTTAGAATTAAATGAATTGGAGATCTGGACCATGGGACTCTGGCAAGCTTGTGTTGTCCAAGAGGAAGGGGGAATGCAATGTAaggattttgattctttcttagCTTTGCCTCCAGAGCTTAGGATTTCTAGGATTTTGATGTTTGTTTCAAATGGATTAGGACTTTTGGGCCTCGTGCTTTCAGGTTTTGGATTGGACTGTTTGAAGATCGGTGAAAGACAACAGGAACTAAAGAAACGGCTATTACTGCTTGGAGGAACACTCTTCTGGATATCAGGAATTACAGCCATAGTCCCAGTTTCTTGGGTTGCTCACACTACAGTCCAGGAATTTTGGGATGAGAATATCCCAGATATTGTTCCCAGGTGGGATTTTGGGGAAGCACTATTTGTTGGCTGGTTTGCTGGATTTTGTCTTATACTAGGAGGGTCACTACTTAATTGCACTGTCTGTTCAACTGAAGTCCATCCATCCTCAGTCCATTACACAGTAGCAGAAATGCAAGATCACTGTCAACACTTGGAAACTGAAAATAGTCCTGAAAATCTAGGAGTTTAA